GCATTTTCACAAATTATGCCAATTGTGGCAGGGCAGTCCAGAATAATTACATCGTGACGTAAAGGGTGGCTTTTTAAGCGGTCTGCCAAAACATATTCACCCCGGCGGCGAATTACTAAGTCATTTGCTACTTGCGCCATAGTTGGGTGACCTTGGCAAACTTCGATATTAGGGTCTGACCAAGCTGAAACTAATGGCCAATTACCGTCAAAGTCTTTTCCAAGAACTCGCACTACTGAATTTTCCGCTTCTGCTGAAGGTAAACCGCAGAATACATCCAATGCTCGCTGGGGGTCGAGGTCGATTAATGCTACTGTCTGACCTCGCTTGCATATCTCATAAGCTAGATGGACGGCTAGGGTTGTTTTGCCTACTCCACCTGCATTCGCTAAAATTCCAATGACAATTTTCTGTTTCGGCATAAGTTCGATTGCACTGTCGAATTTTAATATACGACAGTTTTAACGCTCAATTATTGTCTAATTTTAAAATTCGACAGGTTTTAAGGAGATGCGATCGCTATTCATCAACTGTCGCATTTCAAAATACGACGCTCAGGCATTCTTATCCAAGTTCGCTGTACGATCGCTTACTACCGTTTTTTAATTAGTCTTAAGGCTGGGGGAACTGGGATTAATTTGACTGCTGCTGATTATGTGATTCATACAGACCCTTGGTGGAATCCGGCTGTGGAAGACCAAGCTTCTGACCGCGCCCATCGCATCGATCAACAACGCCCGGTTACTATTTATCGTTTAGTTGGCATTTAAAGGTAGCGTTATAAATCAAAGTTGAAAATGTAAATTTAGATTCCAACTTCGA
This window of the Aerosakkonema funiforme FACHB-1375 genome carries:
- a CDS encoding ParA family protein; translated protein: MPKQKIVIGILANAGGVGKTTLAVHLAYEICKRGQTVALIDLDPQRALDVFCGLPSAEAENSVVRVLGKDFDGNWPLVSAWSDPNIEVCQGHPTMAQVANDLVIRRRGEYVLADRLKSHPLRHDVIILDCPATIGIICENAIAASTGLLVPIQLEMKSVSGVADLVQWLIGIADDLMLDPHPPILGLIPSLYDNSRAIHRQYLQQLPEVAEQLRVKLYPQIRDSSEFKNSSANGLPLQKYRPAHQACKDFKTIADDIVTLVRKGKL